The following are from one region of the Clostridiales bacterium genome:
- the secA gene encoding preprotein translocase subunit SecA, whose amino-acid sequence MGLIKAILGSDNKRALKKLEVIAAKIENLADKYKAMSDDELRAVTPWLKDRLQNNYETLDDLLPDAYAAMREASERVLGMRHFHVQLLGGIVLHQGRIAEMKTGEGKTLVAVLPAYLNALTGKGVHIVTVNDYLAKTHAEWMGKVFRYMGISVGVSIPGMNNDQKRQAYSADVTYCTNNELGFDYLRDNMVINARDRVLRDLHFAIVDEVDSILIDEARTPLIISGRSEKSSDMYIKVNKFAKYLKPEDIDLDEEKKTVHLTDAGVAKAERYFAVENLGDPENDELYHYINNALRAHFIMKRDNDYIVKDGEVIIVDEFTGRLMIGRRYSDGLHQAIEAKENVRIQDENKTMATITFQNFFRLYQKLSGMTGTAKTEESEFNAIYNLDVVVIPTNKPMIRVDEEDQVYTTHAGKLRAIVADIKECYQRGQPVLVGTVTVEKSEELSRHLARERIPHNVLNAKNHALEAEIIAQAGRKGAVTISTNMAGRGTDILLGGNPEFMAKRRMRELGYKDEIIEAATSYAPTDDPEVLAAKAEFKKHYDAFYAQTQKEKEEVIALGGLRVIGTERHESRRIDNQLRGRAGRQGDIGSSIFYLSMEDDLIRLFGGDRMKRIAEMFRLDDDMPLAMKMLTKRIEGAQKTVEGRNFSIRRYVLEYDNVMNTQRTIIYSQRNKVLMGESVHDEIMEMMRHQAQVITEFHADRTVDWQEWDIESFNRDIERYLLPHEKEFLTEERLSKWDVDDIIENLINEMTDYYYKKRELAKEMGINFDEVERVVLLRVVDSQWMEHIDAMDVLRRGITLRAYGQQDPVIAYKKEGFEMFDEMIDRIKEHTVQFLMRVNIERAPVRREQQRMELKAARGGGLVLQKAIGAPQKAQPAVSQ is encoded by the coding sequence ATGGGGCTTATTAAGGCTATATTGGGCTCGGATAATAAAAGAGCGTTAAAAAAACTTGAAGTCATCGCCGCCAAGATAGAAAACTTGGCGGACAAATATAAAGCCATGAGCGACGACGAGTTAAGGGCCGTTACGCCTTGGCTAAAAGACAGGCTGCAAAACAATTACGAGACCTTGGACGATCTTTTGCCCGACGCTTACGCGGCGATGCGCGAAGCCAGCGAAAGGGTTTTGGGGATGCGCCATTTCCATGTGCAGCTTTTGGGCGGCATTGTTCTGCATCAGGGCAGAATCGCCGAGATGAAAACGGGCGAGGGCAAAACTTTGGTCGCGGTCTTGCCTGCCTACCTTAACGCCTTAACCGGTAAGGGCGTGCATATAGTTACGGTCAACGACTATCTTGCCAAAACGCACGCCGAATGGATGGGCAAAGTTTTTAGGTATATGGGCATAAGCGTGGGCGTGTCCATACCGGGCATGAACAACGACCAAAAGCGCCAAGCTTACAGCGCCGATGTGACATATTGCACCAATAACGAGCTTGGGTTTGATTACCTAAGAGATAATATGGTTATTAACGCCCGCGACAGGGTGCTGAGGGATTTGCATTTTGCCATTGTGGACGAAGTTGACTCAATTTTAATAGACGAAGCGCGCACGCCTTTGATTATAAGCGGCCGCAGCGAAAAGTCTTCGGATATGTATATTAAAGTCAACAAGTTCGCCAAATATCTAAAGCCCGAAGATATTGACTTGGACGAGGAAAAAAAGACCGTCCACCTTACCGACGCGGGCGTCGCAAAAGCCGAGAGATATTTTGCGGTGGAAAACTTGGGCGACCCTGAAAACGACGAATTGTATCATTATATAAACAACGCTTTGCGCGCGCATTTTATAATGAAACGCGACAACGATTATATCGTCAAAGACGGCGAAGTCATAATCGTGGACGAGTTTACCGGCCGTCTTATGATAGGAAGGCGCTATAGCGACGGATTGCACCAGGCGATAGAAGCCAAGGAAAATGTGCGCATCCAAGACGAAAACAAGACGATGGCGACCATTACCTTCCAAAACTTTTTCCGTCTTTATCAAAAGCTCTCGGGCATGACGGGCACGGCCAAGACCGAGGAAAGCGAGTTTAACGCTATATATAACTTGGATGTCGTTGTTATCCCTACCAACAAGCCGATGATTAGGGTGGACGAGGAAGACCAAGTCTATACAACCCACGCGGGCAAGCTAAGGGCTATTGTGGCCGACATCAAAGAATGTTACCAACGCGGCCAGCCCGTGCTGGTAGGCACGGTTACCGTTGAAAAAAGCGAAGAGTTGTCGCGGCATCTAGCGCGCGAGCGCATACCCCATAATGTGCTTAACGCCAAAAACCACGCGTTAGAAGCCGAAATTATAGCCCAAGCGGGCAGAAAGGGCGCCGTTACCATTTCAACCAATATGGCGGGACGCGGAACGGATATTCTTTTGGGCGGCAACCCCGAGTTTATGGCGAAACGGCGCATGAGGGAGTTAGGATACAAAGACGAAATTATAGAAGCCGCCACTTCTTACGCGCCTACGGACGACCCCGAGGTCTTGGCGGCAAAAGCCGAATTCAAAAAACATTACGACGCGTTTTACGCCCAGACCCAAAAAGAAAAAGAAGAGGTAATCGCTCTGGGAGGCTTAAGGGTCATAGGCACCGAGCGCCATGAATCGCGAAGGATAGACAACCAGCTTCGCGGCAGGGCGGGCAGGCAGGGCGATATCGGCTCTTCTATCTTTTATTTGAGCATGGAAGACGACCTTATCAGGTTGTTTGGCGGGGACAGGATGAAGCGCATAGCCGAGATGTTTAGGCTTGACGACGATATGCCCTTGGCTATGAAGATGCTTACCAAGCGCATAGAAGGCGCCCAAAAGACCGTTGAGGGCAGAAACTTCTCGATAAGGCGTTATGTCTTGGAATATGACAATGTAATGAACACCCAAAGAACGATTATATATTCCCAGCGCAATAAGGTTCTGATGGGCGAAAGCGTGCACGACGAGATAATGGAAATGATGCGGCACCAAGCCCAAGTCATAACCGAGTTCCACGCCGATCGCACTGTGGATTGGCAAGAGTGGGATATTGAAAGCTTTAACAGGGACATAGAGCGCTATCTTTTGCCGCATGAAAAAGAGTTTTTGACCGAAGAAAGACTGTCCAAATGGGATGTTGACGATATCATTGAAAACTTAATAAACGAGATGACCGATTATTACTACAAGAAAAGAGAACTGGCCAAAGAAATGGGCATAAATTTTGACGAGGTTGAGCGCGTGGTGCTGCTAAGGGTGGTGGATTCGCAGTGGATGGAACACATAGACGCAATGGATGTGCTGCGCCGCGGCATAACCTTGAGAGCCTACGGTCAGCAAGACCCCGTAATCGCCTATAAAAAAGAAGGCTTTGAGATGTTTGACGAGATGATAGACCGCATCAAAGAACATACCGTGCAGTTTCTTATGAGGGTCAACATTGAAAGAGCGCCCGTAAGGCGCGAACAGCAACGGATGGAATTAAAAGCCGCGCGCGGCGGCGGGCTTGTCTTGCAAAAAGCCATCGGCGCGCCCCAAAAAGCCCAGCCCGCGGTGTCCCAATAA
- a CDS encoding ComF family protein: MKKIINWLTKTFFPPDYKCIISDREIFNNPKNSICSECKLEFNDQNFCQKCGTVLESMSVFCQDCKNYKPHYLFARSVLIYEGNAQKLIQGFKYGNKKYLCEPLGRMMSDYFAGLDWDVDLVAPAPMSQERLKERGYNQSKLLAQIICQNHNLKMQDGLLHKIKHTPYQARLSRQERLVQVKNNFWVNNNADIKGKSVLIVDDVMTTGATMDELARILLKQKARQVYVLVLAQPRKKIKGLY; this comes from the coding sequence ATGAAAAAAATTATTAATTGGTTGACAAAAACCTTTTTCCCGCCTGATTACAAATGTATTATTAGCGACAGGGAGATTTTTAACAATCCTAAGAATTCTATCTGCAGCGAGTGTAAATTAGAGTTTAACGACCAAAACTTTTGCCAAAAATGCGGAACAGTATTAGAAAGCATGTCAGTTTTTTGCCAGGACTGCAAAAATTACAAGCCGCATTATTTGTTCGCGCGAAGCGTTCTAATATACGAGGGCAACGCCCAAAAGCTGATACAAGGCTTTAAATACGGCAACAAAAAATACCTATGCGAGCCGCTGGGGCGGATGATGTCCGATTATTTTGCCGGCTTGGATTGGGATGTGGACTTGGTCGCGCCCGCGCCTATGTCGCAAGAGAGGCTTAAAGAGCGGGGGTATAATCAGTCCAAACTATTGGCCCAAATCATCTGCCAAAACCATAACCTAAAAATGCAAGACGGCCTTTTGCATAAAATCAAGCATACGCCCTATCAAGCCCGGTTGTCCCGACAAGAGAGGCTCGTACAGGTAAAGAATAATTTTTGGGTAAATAATAACGCCGATATAAAAGGCAAAAGCGTCTTGATTGTGGACGATGTTATGACCACGGGCGCGACGATGGACGAGTTGGCCCGCATACTGTTAAAACAAAAGGCGCGGCAAGTCTATGTCTTGGTCTTGGCCCAGCCGCGCAAAAAAATAAAAGGACTTTATTAA
- the tsaD gene encoding tRNA (adenosine(37)-N6)-threonylcarbamoyltransferase complex transferase subunit TsaD, whose product MIIKEQNDVLILGIETSCDETSAAMVKNGREVLSNIISSQIDIHKRFGGVVPEIASRNHTMAIVNVLDQALSQANIAPNDIDAVAVTYGAGLVGALLVGVSAAKAISYLLNKPLIAVDHIRAHIAANYLDNSDLVPPFLCAVVSGGHTELADIKDYTRYEILGATLDDAAGEAFDKVARALGLGYPGGPEIDKRARLGKRNIEFFKTAKIISDDYNFSYSGLKTAVINYLHNARQRGQEININDICASFTYYALEPIVQKAFDAARNLGYENIALAGGVAANSYLRRRFKEMGNKYDINVYVPSPKLCTDNAAMVASMGYYNYINKVNIADMTLNAAPSL is encoded by the coding sequence ATGATTATTAAAGAACAAAACGATGTTTTGATACTGGGCATAGAAACTTCTTGCGACGAAACTAGCGCCGCCATGGTCAAAAACGGCCGCGAGGTTTTGAGCAATATAATATCAAGCCAAATAGACATCCATAAGCGCTTTGGCGGCGTCGTCCCTGAGATCGCGTCCCGCAACCATACTATGGCTATTGTCAATGTTTTGGACCAAGCCTTGTCCCAAGCCAATATCGCGCCAAACGATATTGACGCCGTGGCGGTGACTTACGGCGCCGGGCTTGTGGGCGCGCTGCTGGTCGGGGTGAGCGCGGCAAAGGCGATTAGTTATTTGCTGAATAAGCCGCTTATCGCAGTCGATCATATAAGGGCGCATATCGCCGCAAATTATCTTGACAATTCCGACCTCGTCCCCCCGTTTTTGTGCGCCGTGGTAAGCGGCGGGCATACAGAGCTTGCGGACATTAAGGATTATACGCGCTATGAGATTTTGGGCGCGACCTTGGACGACGCAGCGGGCGAGGCTTTTGACAAGGTGGCGCGGGCGCTGGGATTGGGCTATCCGGGCGGGCCTGAAATAGACAAAAGGGCAAGACTGGGCAAACGCAATATAGAATTTTTTAAAACGGCAAAAATCATCAGCGACGATTATAACTTCAGTTATAGCGGGCTAAAGACAGCTGTGATAAACTACCTGCACAACGCCCGACAAAGAGGCCAAGAAATAAACATAAACGACATATGCGCTTCCTTTACCTATTACGCTTTGGAACCCATAGTCCAAAAGGCTTTTGACGCCGCGCGCAACCTTGGATATGAGAATATAGCTTTGGCGGGCGGCGTGGCCGCCAATAGTTACCTTAGGCGGCGCTTTAAAGAAATGGGCAATAAATACGATATAAATGTCTATGTCCCAAGCCCCAAGCTGTGCACGGACAACGCGGCTATGGTGGCCTCAATGGGATATTATAATTATATTAATAAAGTCAATATCGCGGATATGACCCTTAACGCCGCGCCTTCGTTATGA
- a CDS encoding YcxB family protein: protein MEINFTLTKDDLIDYYKSANRNTFIVWGVIVLAFSGLIIAGAVLNNTNLLGMGVLIVVFSVLFILLTLFKIIAVFKKSVQTLKNDVITVELNPDFIQIRKSGKIRWEYIFELLEYKNLFVLKLNKASVFILPKRALGGQAQSLLKEYYQAGLKKRKSAIKNK, encoded by the coding sequence ATGGAAATTAACTTCACGCTGACTAAGGACGATCTTATAGATTACTACAAAAGCGCCAACCGCAACACTTTCATAGTATGGGGCGTTATTGTTTTGGCTTTTTCGGGGCTTATAATAGCGGGCGCAGTTTTAAATAACACTAATCTTTTGGGAATGGGCGTTTTGATAGTCGTCTTCTCCGTTCTTTTTATATTGCTGACGCTTTTTAAAATTATTGCCGTATTTAAAAAAAGCGTCCAAACGCTCAAAAACGACGTTATAACGGTGGAGTTAAACCCGGATTTTATCCAAATCAGAAAAAGCGGCAAAATAAGGTGGGAATATATATTTGAGCTGTTGGAATATAAAAACCTGTTTGTTTTAAAGCTCAACAAGGCCAGCGTGTTTATTTTGCCCAAGAGGGCGCTTGGCGGGCAAGCTCAAAGTTTGTTAAAAGAATATTATCAAGCGGGATTAAAAAAAAGAAAATCCGCAATAAAAAATAAATAA
- a CDS encoding anaerobic ribonucleoside-triphosphate reductase activating protein: MKIAGYIKNSFIDYPAHISCAVFLGGCNFDCWYCHNRPYIKSTGDIDEGEVLAFLEKRKGQLQGVVISGGEPTLNKELPEFIKKVKALGYPVKIDTNGSRPKVLQSLIDQGLVDYIAMDYKAPLEKYAQTAGVPVDINEIKKSVEIILNSGVDYEFRTTFAPTLTKQDIIQIAQELKGAKKFVLQQYNHDEQYCQILGKKVKPHTKEYFQDTLEAVKQIFQGQATSRGL, translated from the coding sequence ATGAAGATAGCAGGCTATATAAAAAATTCCTTCATAGATTATCCCGCACACATATCGTGTGCGGTTTTCTTAGGCGGCTGTAACTTTGATTGCTGGTATTGCCATAACAGGCCTTATATAAAATCAACGGGCGATATTGACGAGGGCGAGGTCTTGGCTTTTTTGGAAAAACGGAAAGGCCAGCTTCAAGGCGTGGTCATAAGCGGCGGCGAGCCCACGCTTAACAAAGAATTGCCCGAATTTATCAAAAAAGTAAAGGCGCTGGGCTATCCGGTCAAAATCGACACCAACGGCAGCCGCCCGAAAGTTTTGCAAAGCCTCATAGACCAAGGTTTGGTAGATTACATCGCTATGGACTACAAAGCCCCGCTTGAAAAATATGCCCAAACGGCAGGCGTTCCCGTTGACATTAACGAGATAAAAAAATCGGTTGAGATTATCCTAAACAGCGGCGTAGACTATGAATTTAGAACGACTTTCGCGCCCACATTGACCAAGCAAGACATAATCCAAATAGCCCAAGAGTTAAAAGGCGCAAAAAAATTTGTCTTGCAGCAATATAACCATGACGAGCAATATTGCCAAATTTTAGGAAAAAAGGTAAAACCGCACACAAAAGAATATTTCCAAGACACCTTAGAAGCTGTAAAACAAATCTTTCAAGGTCAAGCAACCTCAAGAGGACTTTAA
- a CDS encoding peptide chain release factor 2 (programmed frameshift), producing MIKLETVKYELAQCRTTLKAIGDSLDLAKIEKEIDQLLKRQSQEDFYKNLQEIKEVNQKLKILQEKADGYKDISNRADEIAELIELAEAEEDEALADEIIKDFEDLKKDIEKLNLQTLLKGEYDAHNAIMTLHAGAGGTEAQDWTEMLYRMYARYAEKNNFSVKVIDYLEGDGAGIKSITFIVEGPNAYGFLKAEKGVHRLVRISPFDANARRHTSFASVEVAPEIEQDTDIEIKPDELKIDTYRSGGAGGQHVNKTESAVRITHIPTGIVVQCQNERSQTQNKETAMKMLISKLAELKERENQQKIESLKGEIKKIEWGSQIRSYIFCPYTLVKDHRTGYEDPNVQAVMDGEIDGFINDYLRKTQ from the exons ATGATAAAGTTAGAAACCGTCAAATACGAACTAGCGCAATGCCGAACGACCTTAAAGGCGATAGGAGACTCTCTT GACTTGGCCAAGATCGAGAAAGAGATAGACCAGCTGCTAAAACGGCAAAGCCAAGAGGATTTTTATAAAAACCTGCAAGAAATCAAAGAAGTCAACCAAAAGCTAAAAATACTTCAAGAAAAAGCCGATGGTTATAAAGATATATCAAACCGCGCGGACGAGATCGCGGAGTTGATAGAGCTTGCCGAGGCCGAGGAAGACGAGGCTTTGGCGGACGAGATCATAAAAGATTTTGAAGATTTAAAAAAGGATATTGAAAAACTTAATCTCCAAACCTTGCTAAAAGGCGAGTATGACGCGCATAACGCGATTATGACGCTTCATGCCGGCGCGGGCGGAACCGAAGCGCAAGACTGGACGGAAATGCTGTATCGGATGTATGCGCGATACGCCGAAAAAAACAACTTTTCCGTAAAAGTCATAGATTATCTGGAAGGCGACGGCGCGGGGATAAAAAGTATCACTTTTATAGTGGAAGGGCCTAACGCTTACGGGTTTTTGAAAGCCGAAAAGGGCGTCCACAGGCTTGTAAGGATTTCGCCGTTTGACGCAAACGCCCGACGCCACACGTCTTTTGCGTCCGTGGAAGTCGCGCCCGAAATCGAACAAGACACCGATATAGAAATTAAGCCCGACGAGCTTAAAATTGACACATACAGAAGCGGCGGCGCGGGCGGACAGCATGTCAACAAGACGGAGTCAGCCGTGCGCATAACGCATATTCCTACGGGCATTGTCGTGCAGTGCCAAAACGAGCGCTCCCAAACCCAAAACAAAGAGACGGCTATGAAAATGCTTATTTCCAAATTGGCGGAATTAAAAGAGCGCGAAAACCAACAAAAGATTGAAAGCCTAAAAGGCGAAATCAAAAAAATTGAATGGGGCAGCCAAATACGCTCGTATATTTTCTGCCCTTACACATTGGTAAAAGACCACCGCACAGGCTATGAAGACCCCAATGTCCAGGCTGTAATGGACGGCGAGATTGACGGGTTTATCAACGATTATTTGAGAAAAACGCAATGA
- a CDS encoding ribonucleoside triphosphate reductase has protein sequence MIKEILKRDGTVQSFDIEKITNAIYKAAVAVGGDDRELAKRLSEEVVRKLEQNFGGRRPHVEDVQDMVEKVLIENGHAKTAKAFILYREKRHSARKINALIGATIDMFGNYLGENDWAIKENANVQKSVNGLNNYIRESFTKKYWLYEIYPVDVRNAHESGEIHLHDLGFFGPYCAGWDIRHILLHGFGGVPGKVESKPPKHMRSLLGQIVNATFTTQGETAGAQAWSSFDTYLAPFIRYDNMTYEQVKQCLQEFVFNINVPTRVGFQCPFSNLTFDIKVPNALKDQPVIIGGAVQDATYGEFQKEMDMFNLAFCEVMLEGDAKGRVFTFPIPTLNITKEFDWDSEVTNAFMKITCKYGIPYFANYINSDLDPEDAVSMCCRLRLDVSELKKRGGGLFGSNPLTGSIGVVTLNLPRVGYLSKTKQEFFGHLRRLCNIAKTSLEIKRKIIEDQTEKGLYPYSAHFLAGVKARTGQYWHNHFNTIGIVGMNEALLNFMGKDITAPEGKAFALEVMHYLREIMVEFQKETGHMYNLEATPAESTSYRLAKLDTERYPDIIASGVNEPYYTNSTQPPVNFTDDIFETVENQDELQSLYTGGTVLHFYLGEKIDDIEACKNLIKTVFNNSKMPYISLTPTFSVCQEHGYIAGEHFTCPHCNQEAEVWSRVVGYLRPVQNYNRGKKEEYRQRIKYVMPNDMEKVKKQFESLSAASGI, from the coding sequence ATGATAAAGGAAATATTGAAAAGGGATGGAACCGTTCAATCCTTTGACATTGAGAAAATTACCAACGCCATTTATAAGGCCGCTGTCGCAGTGGGAGGCGACGATCGCGAGCTGGCAAAGCGGCTAAGCGAGGAAGTTGTCAGAAAATTAGAACAAAACTTTGGCGGCAGACGTCCGCATGTGGAAGATGTTCAGGACATGGTGGAAAAAGTCCTTATAGAAAACGGGCACGCCAAGACCGCCAAAGCGTTTATTCTTTATAGAGAGAAACGCCATAGCGCGCGAAAAATCAACGCGCTTATCGGCGCGACCATTGACATGTTTGGAAACTATTTGGGCGAAAACGATTGGGCTATCAAAGAAAACGCCAATGTCCAAAAATCAGTCAACGGGCTCAATAACTATATAAGGGAATCGTTTACCAAAAAATATTGGCTTTACGAGATTTATCCCGTGGATGTGCGCAACGCGCACGAGAGCGGCGAAATCCATCTGCACGACTTGGGATTTTTCGGGCCCTATTGCGCGGGCTGGGATATAAGGCATATCTTGTTGCACGGGTTTGGCGGAGTGCCGGGCAAGGTAGAAAGCAAGCCGCCCAAGCATATGCGTTCGCTTTTGGGCCAAATCGTCAACGCGACTTTTACCACCCAAGGCGAGACCGCGGGCGCGCAAGCCTGGAGCAGCTTTGACACCTATCTTGCGCCGTTTATCAGATATGACAATATGACCTATGAGCAAGTAAAACAATGCTTGCAAGAGTTTGTGTTTAACATAAATGTTCCTACCCGCGTAGGTTTCCAATGCCCGTTTTCCAATTTGACTTTTGATATAAAAGTGCCCAACGCCCTAAAAGACCAGCCTGTGATAATAGGCGGAGCGGTCCAAGACGCCACATACGGCGAATTCCAAAAAGAAATGGATATGTTCAACTTGGCGTTTTGCGAGGTCATGCTGGAAGGCGACGCCAAAGGCAGAGTGTTTACCTTCCCCATACCCACCCTTAACATAACCAAAGAGTTTGATTGGGACAGCGAAGTGACCAACGCGTTTATGAAGATAACTTGCAAATACGGTATTCCGTATTTTGCCAACTATATAAACAGCGACTTAGACCCCGAGGACGCCGTGTCCATGTGCTGCAGGCTCAGGCTGGATGTGAGCGAGCTCAAAAAAAGAGGCGGCGGTTTGTTCGGGTCCAACCCCTTGACGGGCTCTATCGGCGTGGTTACTTTGAACCTGCCAAGAGTCGGATATTTAAGCAAGACCAAGCAAGAGTTTTTCGGGCATTTAAGAAGACTTTGCAACATCGCCAAGACATCGCTGGAGATCAAGCGCAAGATTATAGAAGACCAGACCGAAAAAGGATTGTATCCGTATTCGGCGCATTTTTTGGCGGGCGTAAAAGCGCGCACGGGACAGTATTGGCACAACCACTTTAACACCATAGGCATCGTGGGCATGAACGAGGCGCTTTTGAACTTTATGGGCAAGGATATAACCGCGCCCGAGGGCAAAGCGTTCGCTTTGGAGGTTATGCATTACTTAAGGGAAATAATGGTTGAGTTCCAAAAAGAAACAGGGCATATGTATAACCTTGAGGCCACGCCTGCCGAAAGCACAAGCTACAGGCTTGCCAAGCTGGACACCGAAAGGTATCCCGACATTATCGCAAGCGGCGTCAACGAGCCTTACTACACCAATTCAACGCAGCCGCCCGTAAACTTCACCGACGATATCTTTGAAACCGTGGAAAACCAAGACGAATTGCAGTCGTTATACACAGGCGGAACGGTGTTGCATTTTTATCTAGGCGAAAAAATTGACGATATTGAAGCTTGCAAAAATTTAATTAAGACCGTATTTAACAACTCCAAAATGCCGTATATTTCGCTCACCCCGACCTTCTCGGTATGCCAGGAGCACGGCTATATAGCGGGCGAGCATTTCACCTGCCCGCATTGCAACCAAGAAGCCGAGGTTTGGTCCAGAGTAGTGGGTTATTTGCGCCCTGTCCAAAACTACAACAGGGGCAAAAAAGAGGAATACAGGCAAAGAATAAAATATGTAATGCCCAACGATATGGAAAAAGTCAAGAAGCAGTTTGAAAGCTTATCGGCCGCTTCGGGAATATAA